Within Deinococcus apachensis DSM 19763, the genomic segment GGTGGCCTGCCGACATGTCCCGGGGGCGACCCGGATTCGGCTCCAGCTCCGGGATGGGGAGGTGCCCTCGTCGGCCCTGGAAACGACCCTGTCCCTGAGCATCGGCGAGGCGATGTGGTGCAGCGGCCTGGTGCCTCTGCACGCCGCCGCCGCCTGTCTGGAGGGGCAGGCGTGCGCCTTTCTGGGGCCCAGCGGGCGGGGGAAAAGTACCACCCTGCTGCGGACCATGCTGGCGGGCTGGGCGCCCGTCGCCGAGGACATCGTGTGGTGTGACCCGGAGCGCCTGCTGGTGTACGGCTGGGAGCGCGAGGTGCGGCTGCTGCCCGCCAGCGTGGCCGTGCTGCCCCCCCATCTGGCCGAGCGTGACTGGCCTATCACTGAGGACGGCAAGGTCAACATCCCCTATCAGTCCCTGCCCGGCGCCCAGGTCCGGCGGGGCGGGGTGCCCCTGCGGCGCCTGGCGGTTCTGGAGCGCGAACCGGCCCTGCCCTCGGCCTGGCTCCCGATCTCGCCCCGCGACGCAGCCCTGGCCCTGTGGGAGGCGACCGGGCTCCCAATCGCGCAACAGGCGCGGGTCCACGCTGGCCAGCAGATCGGGGCGCTCCAGACCCGAGTGGAGTGTGTGCGGCTGCGGCTGGGGTCGACGCCCCTCCCCCTGGACACGCCCATGCCCGTGGGTTGAGGCCAAGCATGTCCGCCCCCTCATCCCAGCCCGCCGCTTCTCCCAGCACCTGGAAGCACCTGGAGCGGCTGATGCTGCACGGACAATTACCGGGCGAAGCCGTCCCCGCGGTGCGGGCCTGGCGGCTCGGCTCGTATGCCTACACCCGGCTGGACGCCGCGCACCCCTGCCGCCATGAATTCCGGGCGGACTACGCGGCCACGCTGTACCAGCACCTGATGACCAAAGCGGCCCTGAGGCCGCTGCTGAGTGCCTGGCACGAGGCGGGCATTCGGGTCCTGCTCTTCAAGGGCTTTCACCTCGCCGAGTTCGTGTATCCCACGCCCGGCCCCCGCCCCTACGGCGACGTGGACATCCTGATGCGTCCCGGGGACGCCGGGCGGGCCGCCGAGATCGCGCGGCACCTGGGCTGGCAGGAAACCTGGCGTCTGGAAGCGTCCCTGGTGCCGCACCACCACGAGGTGCTGCACCTGGAGAGCCCGGACGGGGGGGTGGCCCTGGATGTCCACCGGCGGGCCCTGCACAACCTGCTGCCCAGCAGCCGCCTGCAACAGCGCATCACCGACGCGGTCTGGCGGGCCGCCGTCCCACACAACTGGGACGGAGTGCCGCTCCTGTTGCCCGACCCGCGCGACGCCGTGCTGGTCGGGCTGGTGCTCCAGCGGGCCTGGGGCGACGACAGTTGGATTCTCAAGGTCCACGACTGGCCCGACTTTCAGGCGCTGGTGGAGCGGCATCACCTGGGCCTGGGCGACCTGAGGCGGCGGGCGCGGCAACTGGGCTGCGCCCGGACCTTCGCCGTGTTCCTGAGGGTGTGCGACCCTTTTTGCGGGCGCCTGAGCCTGCGCCCGCGCACGCGCGTCGAGTACCTGCGCTGGGGAGCCCGTGTCTCTCCGGAGCGGCCCGCCCTGCTGTTCGAACACACGCTGTTCGGCTGGTGGGAGGCCTGGACCAAGAGCCAGGACGTGCTGCGCGAGTTGCCCCAGGTGCTGCGGGTGCTGGCCCAGTTGCGCCGCACCACCGACCTGCACGCGCTCCTCAGGGCCGTCACGCTGGGCGCGCGAAAAGGGCCGCGGTCCTCCCGCTCCAGCAGACGAGTGATCGACGAGCGCGAGGTGCAGCACGTGTTGAGAGGTGTACACCTGGCCCTCGGGCTGCTGCGGGTGCGGCCCCATGGCAACTGCCTGGAACGCGCCCTGGCGGTGTACGCCTCACTGTACGCCCGTGGGTACGACCCAGTGTTTTGCAGCGGGGTGGCCCGCGACGGCGCGGCGATCAAAAGCCACGCCTGGGTGGAACTGGCGGGCACCCCAGTTCCCGACCCGCTTCAACCCGAGGATGAATACGTGTACCGCCGCAACTTCCAGT encodes:
- a CDS encoding lasso peptide biosynthesis B2 protein → MSAPSSQPAASPSTWKHLERLMLHGQLPGEAVPAVRAWRLGSYAYTRLDAAHPCRHEFRADYAATLYQHLMTKAALRPLLSAWHEAGIRVLLFKGFHLAEFVYPTPGPRPYGDVDILMRPGDAGRAAEIARHLGWQETWRLEASLVPHHHEVLHLESPDGGVALDVHRRALHNLLPSSRLQQRITDAVWRAAVPHNWDGVPLLLPDPRDAVLVGLVLQRAWGDDSWILKVHDWPDFQALVERHHLGLGDLRRRARQLGCARTFAVFLRVCDPFCGRLSLRPRTRVEYLRWGARVSPERPALLFEHTLFGWWEAWTKSQDVLRELPQVLRVLAQLRRTTDLHALLRAVTLGARKGPRSSRSSRRVIDEREVQHVLRGVHLALGLLRVRPHGNCLERALAVYASLYARGYDPVFCSGVARDGAAIKSHAWVELAGTPVPDPLQPEDEYVYRRNFQFSPAQMAP